From the genome of Anopheles funestus chromosome 2RL, idAnoFuneDA-416_04, whole genome shotgun sequence:
GTCGATCATATCATTCTGCCTGAAAACCCACCCGGACATGCGCGTCCCCTACATCCGCAACATCACGGTCAAGACGGCGAACCAGAACACGTCCTGGGTGCTGGACAAAACGCAAACGAACGCGCACATTGCGTTCTTCTACATCGAATGTGTCTGCAATGCGTGGTTTACGTTCGAAATAATGGTAATATATTtcttaaatataatttaaccGATCTATATCGCATGATCACGAAAGGCTTCAATTTATTCGCGAATCTAAATGAGACATTGGCGAATGATTATAATATTCTTTGCAGCCCAACATATTTAAATGTATTAATAAATAACTCTGCCTTTAAGGAGggattataaaataaaatacggaGATGAAAAGAGCCtaaggaagaataaaaatcaaatatgtAGTACAAGTGGTAGGACCATCTGAAGGAGGATAGTAAAAGATCATAGTTAGTATAGAGAGTACGACGTTTCCCCACTGCTAAAGGATCTCGAAAGGAAGAAGAGAGCGGGAAGGCACGTAAGAACAGTCATATGAAAGAATATCAAAAGCATCAACAAAAGTAGTAATATATCCACAATTGAAACATGTATGATTCACGTGAAGACAATACCGAATAAATACCGATTTGTTGAAGTCGAGATTCATTGGGCGGCAGATGTGAAGAACCGTATAAAGGACAAAcattgataaaatattcagTTATATTAAAACTCTCAATACTATCAAGGATCCAAAGAATACTTGTTTAATCTAATGTTGGGCGTGCTAGACTGCCGTAGAAGATCCCTAAAGATCGAGGTTATACTTAAAATATGCccaaggtttttgtttgattttagtaACACCTTTTTAAATGGGAAGAGCCATCGGTCAAAGTGTGAAGAAGTATAATAGCTATAAGAACTTAACAATGGTCAGTCAAAGCGTCACAATCACTTCAGACCAAGAGGCATTCACTCAGCATATCACTTCCAGAAGCGTCAAAGCTCATCTTCATGGTCTTACTAAATTATATATACTTTACACTGAACAGCAATGACTAACGTGAAGCCAGTGAAATATATTTCCTCTTCCAAGAAGATAAGTTCTCCAAGTTCCAGATTATTTCTTTGTCGTTGAAGATCTAGAGGAATAAGGATAAATAATAACAGAGTGTCTTACAATTCTTGAAGGAAATAGACAGGCCAGCTAAAGAATTTCTTTAAACTAAATTCATCCACTAATTAGGAGGACGTTCAGGAACAACTTTTTTATATCAGAAGAAGGGCATGAAATATCAGATAAATGAAAAACCGGTTTCGGGAAATATACTGCTAACTAATGTCACTATCTTCTACCCCTTCCAGGTACGCTTTATATCGTCGCCAAGTAAGCTAAGGTTCATCACATCATCTGTAAATATCATCGACTACATCGCCACACTCAGCTTCTTCATCGATCTGATACTGCAGCGATTTGCATCGCATCTCGAGAACGCGGACATACTCGAGTTCTTCTCCATCATCCGCATCATGCGGCTGTTCAAGCTGACGCGCCACTCGTCCGGCTTGAAGATTCTGATCCAAACGTTCCGGGCGTCGGCCAAGGAGCTCACGCTACTGGTGTTTTTCCTCGTGCTTGGCATCGTGATATTCGCCAGTCTCGTGTACTACGCCGAACGCATCCAGATCAATCCGCACAACGACTTCAACAGTATCCCGCTCGGGTTGTGGTGGGCCCTGGTCACGATGACCACCGTCGGGTACGGTGATATGACGCCCAAAACGTACATCGGTATGTTCGTTGGTGCACTCTGTGCGCTGGCCGGTGTGTTGACGATCGCCCTGCCCGTGCCCGTCATCGTGAGCAACTTCACGATGTACTACTCGCACACGCAGGCCCGTGCAAAGTTACCGAAGCGAAGGCGACGCGTCTGTCCAGTGGAGCTGTCGAGGCCTCCCCGGCTGCCAGGTAATTGTAACACAAGTACGTACAACCAATCGCACAGCGCTCTTTCGGCCTTCCGCACACACAACCCCTCAGACTATGTCCAGAGCCACCTTTTATCTATTGCTGCTTTAATAGACGTTTTGGGGGGGAGGTCAATGCATCACACTGTCCTGTTAACCTGTTTTCGTGCGGACTCGACTATCTGTTTCAGGTCAAGCGGGCCCCGGTGTCTGTAATACCGGTTCCGGTAAGCTTCCTTCCTCCAACGCGCCGAGTACGGGCAGCATGGACCAAGCGATCCGGCGGATGAACGCCAATCGAACCATAACGAAGGACGTTATACTGCCCAAGATGGGTAAGTGATGTTTCCCCTTAAAACCCGTTCCTCAACAATGTACGTTTGATGTCGCTTTTGGTAACACTTCACGTAACTCACCGTAGCCACTGCTCGTAACTTGAAGTCAATCGCTTTCGAAGTAGTTCCACCTGCCGGGTGAATGTGTCGGTTTGATGATTAACGATTGCATAGTAtttcacacacgtacacacgtacacatacCTGTTGTACCGCTGTCTGCTCGGCCATCCATTTGTACACCTTGCAAAAACACTCTAGTCGTCTCTCTGCTTCTATCTTCTCATACCTATCTTTCTTCTCCTTCCCGCAGCATGATGTGATTGCAGATTTATTCTTGTCGCTTACTATCTCTCCAAAACAAACCCTAGCGCAGTGTATGGATGCATTCGATCACTGTACGCAAATAGACAAATGGCAGCCCCCAGAAGGAGCGTAGAAAGATTGGgacaaaacattacatttgcaccaaagttttttttagttctttttccgttttttaacctcaaaaatgaagaaactcCTCCTAAAGTAAATGCTTTCGTACAGTGGATCATCTTGCTCATTCTAACCTTCTGATGCATCCGCATCGTTCACCGTAATGATTTTGCCATGTAATATTTGgactgtatgtatgtgtgtgtggttatgtgtaatttaaaacaaagcaaacaaaaaactgtttcTATGTGTATTGAGCTGTTTGGAGGTGTGCCATTCGGGTACCAAAACGACCACCATGGGAATGCTACGATATCCGAAAGGTCAGCAGAAACGAATTGTCTCGAATGTCAGCAGGTCTTCCAACGAACGTTTCGAGATGAGCTTGTCAATCCGGAACAGTGGATCAATTCCACGTCCAAAAATCCAATCAAATGACATTCCCAACCATCGCGCTTAGTAGTGGTCGGTGGCACGTGGAACTCAACATCAAAAGCGGACAGGCAGGATGTTACCTGTACACCGAacactagcagcagcagtagcagcactagcagcagcaacaacatgcCACGGTTTGCAATATAATCGGAAGGGCACCAAAATTACCGGAAATTGGATTCCAACCGGCAACCGTACGGGATCGATACGGTAGACGACAGGTACGAAGAAATAAAGCTTCGTCGAAGAGAAAATTACCGCAACGCCGGAACGCAGTTCCGATCCCTTTTTGGGGGCGAAACAAAAGTGCTgcggttgtgtgttgttttgtagcAGGTAACCGGACATTTggaatcggaatcggttccgtGAGTGAATGAGTGTGCTTCGTGCTGCCGTAGAATGTAGCTTTTAGATGTGTAGTAGAGCTTTTCGCTGTTCTGTCCGgtatgttgcttttattttttttgtttgttccaccTATACTTATGCAAACCTAAGTTGTTTATCCCGCATCTAATCACCCTGAACCTCCTTACCAAACTGTTCCTATTTCAACCGATAGGTGTAGCGAATCATGTCCTTATTGATCCGATTGCGATTGGGAAACAATCGTTACCTACCCAATCAATACGGATGAAACCGAGCAAAAGATTGCAGAAAGCGTCAAATTTCGTCAAACCATTGCGGCAAGCAAACACTGTTCCTCCGTCACGCTCCGCAGCGAAGGGCAACTTTCGAAATATCTGTTGCATTCGACGCCCGTCACCGTTCCGAAGGCGTTCGTTCGGGTCCATTAGAACGTCCCGCTTCTGACCGGGGCTCGCCCCGTTAGCACAAAAACCGTTCGTTTTGAattagcataatttatgcagactgtttgttttcgatttgcATCAAAGACCTTCGCCCGGGATCTTTGGATCAGTGGCAGAAATGACTTTTTGCTCCCGGATCGCCAGTGAGACAGTGTGGCGAAGAATCTGCCGATAGACGACATTTAAGCGTCGAAGAATTTGGttttggtgaaacattttgGTATTCCAATGTGTGCAGAAGAGAAAATGTGCAAATGTTCGTGGTGTCGTTGGAAATTTGATCCCCGGTTAGACGTTCGAACGGAGGCTGAAGTGTGGATGTCGCATTCGTTGTTTTAGCGAAGGAACAAACTCGCAACCATAAGGAAATACTCTGACAAGTCAAGCAGCTCAAATACCGTTCAATGAAACATGGGAAGGGACACGAGAGAAAACTGAAAACGGAAGGACCAGTTAGTAGGACGGCTTGATCGAATTTTTGGAACGCCATCGCATCACCCGTTATTTCAAAATTGTCATTGTCGCTGTTCGCCCCTCAACTTTGATCGCACGCGCTAAGCTACGGAACCGGTACCTTACAACCATTGACATTGACATTCGAAGGATTTGAATGACAAAACATTAAGCGTGGTTTTGCAGTTGTGTTTCGTGTGCTTTCGTTATTGTCTTTAGAACCACCACCACACGAAAGGCAAACATCACGTTCGTTAGTTTTTCGGTGTTGTGAACGCTCTACAAGGGTGGTGCACGTTTGGTTTTGCGAATGGTTATGATAATGGGTATAATTTCGAATAAATGCTACCGGAGTACATTAGAATAACGTTCCATCcggttgatggttttcattcGACCAGAATTAATCAACAACCACCGTTACATACTTGTGATATTAACATTGATTTGGTTGTGATACAAaccgtttttccctttttgtacacAGAAGAtagattttacattttatggtACAGTAGCATGAAATGCTTTCAGGTTCTAATTAagtgattcattttttttttgttgacaaCTATTACGaactaaaaaatataatcattCCCCATATGATCCGGTTCATGTTTTTCGTATCGTCGTACTAAATCTCCAATTCCAAAAACGACAAGCCTTACGGAAACTAAATCTCAacccaacacaaaacacattcaatcCATAAAACTGACACTTTATGAAATCCCATATCAGTCTAATGAGAAAAACGAGCTttcatgtttgtgtgtgtgggtataaaaaatgaaacgaaacccaAACGAAACCCGGACGAAACCATTAAACACTTGTAGAAACTTTTAGCCTCTTCATAAAACTGTCCCATTTACCGTGAATGGACacaataatcttttttttttcgctccctTCTTTTCGGGGGAAGCAAAATCCCTTCAAGCCACACAAAATCCAGTTAACAGCCGTAGCAACTATCGTGTGACCATGTGAAGAAGCTGCCCGTATATGAGAGTGTGTCAAAAACGAAGGCAAAAAGTAAATGATTAAAACCATAAACCTGTGAAAGAAGGGACGAAATGGCAGACCGAAGCGGCCGTGCGTGTTAGTTGGTCCTTTTTCACAAGAAGAAGATTTTCTTCTGGAGCAAATTTGCCTCCCCAACCTCGGCTCTTTTAGGTCTATCATGATACCTAATGGATATGGGTGCAACACCATACAGCATGTTCAccggaatgatttttttgtttgtgactTTCGTGAAAATGATTCtttccaaaagcaaaaaaaaactaaaacaaagaaattgtGGACAACGCTAACTTGTGTAAGAAGTAAGGTAGAAGAAAGCCGATTCCGGAAATGTTATCATTAAAATACAGACCACTACACGATATGGgagtgtgtgcgtatgtgttgCTGACTGGAACTTTATGTTGAAACATCATTTTTATGGGGCCTGTCGTCTACACCGGGCATCAGTAAATCCCCCCCGAACACGAGAAGCACACATCGTTTTATCAAGCTTCGGACGGACACGatggtacgaaaaaaaaatgggataaCATTTTGCTCGCATACGAAAACGGAAACCTTTTCCCGAATGACATTTGGCCATATAAAACGATTTAACGTACCGTGTCCTTGCGTATGGTAGTGATGTGGTCATCAGGGAAGAAGAAATCGTTGATATTAAAGATGAAACGTTTCATTAAATTAGGCACGCCTGGTGTTGGGTCGTGATGCGAAGGAGCTATGTACCTCAATCGTTCCGCTCACCGAACTGGGGAAACTCTTCACTGTGCGAATTGAGTTCCAAAGAGCACGCCGAGGCGCGAAAGCGCTGTATTTGAAAAGTGGACAATGTTCACAAATTTGTGATGtgaagttttggtaaaatttatatattttattggatACAAaatacatgaataaaaaataaaataaaatagctcCTTTCCTAGGTCTACGCTCATTCGAAAGAGCTGTCTGACCCATCACTAGGCATACCTCGTTAGCTCCATAAAGACACAAACCGGAATCAAACCAATTGTGCTTGCACTTGAAGTAAGAATACATTGTAACAATTCTAAGACAGAACATTCCTTCCAACAATCCATCAACGTAATATGCTTTCAAAACTATCGCTTGGAAATTGCAAAATGCTTCACTTCTACTCTATTTCGTAAATCAATACAATTTCCAAGCCCGTCAATCGCATTAACTAGCTCGGGACACGGGTTATTCGCTACACCATCCAATATCTACCATTCTCCTCCATGTTGGTCCCATCCTATTAACTACCATTTTGCTATTACTGCCAACCAACTCCTTCATTCCCGTCGACTTACGACGATCGATCATTGTTGCGTCAGTTGTGAAGGAAGTTTTAACCCCTTTTCTTATTGCTCCTTTTTGTTGCCTTCCACTTGCAGAAACAAAAGAACCAGTGGGTAACGTTTAAAAGTTGGCAAACCCACCACAACGCAGCATGCGGAGAAGACAGAATGGGTCACATTTCAAACTGTCGAAcacaagcagcagcaccaccatGTTCGTCTGGAAGGCTTCGCTTCTATACCCGTTCGTGAAAGAGGCGATCGTGAGCGTAACACCAAACCGGGACATCAAACCATACACCATGGCCGAAGGGTTCGGTTCGCCTACAATCAATGTCCGGCAACGGATTGTGCATCCTTCTGTACCAACAGgaacatttcatttaattatctTATTTGTATTTACCAACACACCCTTCCATTTTGTTCACCAGCAAACGGATCAGTTTCTCGGTTTATGTGCAGCTAACGAAGGCTTAGCTGCAGACAAAAAAACGCCCTCCAAAACCTTGACCTCTGGTGGACTTTGATCTTTCCGGGGCACGTCCAAAAGGGCCAAGGGGATTTCTTTGTGAAAAACCATGCTGTGCCGTTGGGGAAGTGGAAAACTTTCTTCGAACACGAAGAACAAAAGCTTCCTTGAGGgaccccaaaaacccaggACCCATGGATAGAGGTACACCCCCATCCCATCCGGAACGTGGGTAAAGCCCACGAAACTTTGTCTTACTACGGTTGTTCAGGTTCGACGTCAAACGACAAGGACAGTTCAGGCAAGAAGTTCTAAATCGTTTAAAAAGCCGGTGTAACCTTCCACGTCCGGTCGTGTTGAAATGATGGATCGGCAGAACAtcttccgtgtgtgtgtgtgcgtgcgtgcgtgtgcatGCGAGTCGCTGCGGGAACAATTCTggaagtggaaaagtttttccccttttttaaattcatgttCACGTGCTTTTTCCTCTTTGAGTGGAGGGAATGATTCTTTTAACGTTGTACTAGACTTTCTAGATTCAAGCCTTGGTTCGTTCTTCCTTTGAATGCTTATTGCTTTATGGGGgtaaaggggggggggggatggggGGGGGAAAGCCCACTCCCTCCCCTTACAAATGACGGGAACAacccaaaaatgaaaaatgggcCAATGGATTCGGGTGAAAACGGCACCAAAAACCGTCTGGTCGTGTACGAGTGTACTAAACCATTCAACTGGTGGGATGCAAGCtatttggtccttcgaaccggatcagattgctcgtttgttttgttttgcttgtgcagtggaaaccatttcttttctttcttttgcactgcgccaaaaaaaagggatacggTACGAAGACACCATGATTAATATGACGTTATGTTTCTTCTGTGAggatttacctttttttttggtgtggctCGCACACTGCTCTCCTTCCTGGTCGGGCTGTTACATCGCCCAACTTGGCAGatggtttgatgaaaaatatgtGCCAGATGGGTATGGAATGTTACAAAAACCGGGCATGGAAATGAATCAAGCATAACACGATCGACCACCCCACTCCTCGCGGGGCGGGGG
Proteins encoded in this window:
- the LOC125762172 gene encoding potassium voltage-gated channel protein Shaw isoform X2 gives rise to the protein MNLMNNMDSENRVVLNVGGIRHETYKATLKKIPATRLSRLTEALGNYDPVLNEYFFDRHPGVFAQVLNYYRTGKLHYPTDVCGPLFEEELSFWGLDSNQVEPCCWMTYTQHRNTQETLAVLDRLDLDTEKPTDEEVAKKFGFEDAYNKGKVSWWQHLKPQIWSLFDEPYSSNAAKIIGIISVFFICVSIISFCLKTHPDMRVPYIRNITVKTANQNTSWVLDKTQTNAHIAFFYIECVCNAWFTFEIMVRFISSPSKLRFITSSVNIIDYIATLSFFIDLILQRFASHLENADILEFFSIIRIMRLFKLTRHSSGLKILIQTFRASAKELTLLVFFLVLGIVIFASLVYYAERIQINPHNDFNSIPLGLWWALVTMTTVGYGDMTPKTYIGMFVGALCALAGVLTIALPVPVIVSNFTMYYSHTQARAKLPKRRRRVCPVELSRPPRLPGQAGPGVCNTGSGKLPSSNAPSTGSMDQAIRRMNANRTITKDVILPKMETKEPVGNV
- the LOC125762172 gene encoding potassium voltage-gated channel protein Shaw isoform X1; this encodes MNLMNNMDSENRVVLNVGGIRHETYKATLKKIPATRLSRLTEALGNYDPVLNEYFFDRHPGVFAQVLNYYRTGKLHYPTDVCGPLFEEELSFWGLDSNQVEPCCWMTYTQHRNTQETLAVLDRLDLDTEKPTDEEVAKKFGFEDAYNKGKVSWWQHLKPQIWSLFDEPYSSNAAKIIGIISVFFICVSIISFCLKTHPDMRVPYIRNITVKTANQNTSWVLDKTQTNAHIAFFYIECVCNAWFTFEIMVRFISSPSKLRFITSSVNIIDYIATLSFFIDLILQRFASHLENADILEFFSIIRIMRLFKLTRHSSGLKILIQTFRASAKELTLLVFFLVLGIVIFASLVYYAERIQINPHNDFNSIPLGLWWALVTMTTVGYGDMTPKTYIGMFVGALCALAGVLTIALPVPVIVSNFTMYYSHTQARAKLPKRRRRVCPVELSRPPRLPGNCNTSQAGPGVCNTGSGKLPSSNAPSTGSMDQAIRRMNANRTITKDVILPKMETKEPVGNV